One segment of Paenibacillus rhizovicinus DNA contains the following:
- a CDS encoding MarR family winged helix-turn-helix transcriptional regulator — protein MVSAEFARLWMKMTKEWKTHLEDELAPNLTEGQLVVLELLMQHQPMKPSDLLAYLTTTPAAITTLLDRMERGGLVVRKRDESDRRIVWVTVTEKGMTEVVRGVSIRDAYITEALDRISLHNQQLLVYLLGKVANS, from the coding sequence ATCGTTTCTGCGGAATTTGCCCGGCTGTGGATGAAGATGACGAAGGAATGGAAGACGCATCTGGAGGATGAATTGGCTCCGAACTTAACGGAAGGTCAACTGGTCGTATTGGAGCTGCTGATGCAGCATCAGCCGATGAAGCCGTCGGATTTGCTAGCTTACTTGACGACGACGCCTGCGGCGATCACGACGCTGCTCGACCGCATGGAGCGCGGCGGTCTCGTGGTGAGGAAACGCGACGAGAGCGACAGGCGGATCGTCTGGGTTACGGTGACGGAGAAAGGAATGACGGAAGTCGTTCGAGGCGTTTCCATCCGTGACGCATACATAACCGAAGCACTTGACCGGATTTCCTTGCACAATCAGCAATTGCTCGTCTATTTGCTTGGCAAAGTCGCAAATTCATGA
- a CDS encoding CapA family protein: MNRLSAKRMRWLLPGLLLLALLNGCATQPKLDPVAPDQTADSDNQPQGGNDQQAPSSDPADPANEDQQNPAQPGDSNADTDTDTDVPSAGNDQQSGSQNGQQPSDDSTQPPADEGTHDATLIAVGDIMMHSPQLPGAYDEKTATYDFKPFFASVKPIIEQGDWSLANLETPIAGKALGLSGFPRFNAPPELGDALKYAGFTTVTNANNHAMDRGAQGISMTLAKLKKLGFVTKGTARSQWEADQITIEKHAGISMGLLAYTYGTNGIPLPKTQPYAVSLIDEQAIIQDIGRLKAAGADFITVVLHFGTEYQTAPNEAQTKLARDLVAAGADIIAGSHPHVVQPYEFAEVTNPDGSVRKGLIIYSMGNFISNQRGNTKDFGVIYKVGIHKERGVTTIGNVKAIPTWVHRTSVKGLSHYEVVPIANALASKTKAFPELSAADYGKLKTTYATVSKRIESMHSKPVQLHAAP, encoded by the coding sequence ATGAACCGCCTAAGCGCGAAACGCATGCGATGGCTCCTCCCCGGACTGCTCCTGCTCGCGCTCCTGAACGGGTGCGCGACGCAGCCGAAGCTTGATCCCGTCGCTCCGGATCAGACCGCGGACAGCGATAATCAGCCGCAGGGCGGAAACGACCAGCAGGCGCCGAGCTCGGATCCGGCCGATCCGGCGAATGAGGACCAGCAGAATCCGGCCCAGCCCGGAGACAGCAATGCGGACACGGACACGGACACAGACGTTCCGTCTGCCGGCAACGATCAGCAGAGCGGCAGTCAGAACGGCCAGCAGCCAAGCGATGACAGCACGCAGCCTCCCGCGGATGAAGGAACGCATGACGCGACGCTGATCGCGGTAGGCGATATTATGATGCATTCGCCCCAGCTTCCGGGTGCGTACGACGAGAAAACGGCTACCTACGATTTCAAGCCGTTCTTCGCTTCGGTGAAGCCGATCATCGAACAAGGCGATTGGTCGCTGGCCAACCTTGAAACGCCGATCGCCGGCAAAGCCCTCGGACTTTCCGGTTTTCCCCGTTTCAACGCGCCTCCGGAGCTGGGCGATGCGCTGAAGTACGCGGGCTTTACGACGGTCACGAACGCGAATAATCACGCGATGGACCGCGGCGCGCAAGGGATTTCGATGACGCTCGCGAAGCTGAAGAAGCTTGGCTTCGTGACGAAAGGCACTGCCCGTTCCCAATGGGAAGCCGATCAGATTACGATCGAGAAGCATGCCGGAATCTCCATGGGACTGTTGGCTTATACGTATGGGACGAACGGCATTCCGCTGCCCAAGACGCAGCCTTATGCCGTGTCCCTGATTGACGAGCAGGCGATCATTCAAGATATCGGCCGGTTGAAAGCGGCTGGCGCGGACTTCATTACGGTCGTCCTTCATTTCGGCACGGAATACCAAACGGCGCCGAACGAAGCGCAGACGAAGCTCGCGCGCGATCTCGTCGCGGCCGGAGCCGACATTATCGCCGGTTCCCATCCGCATGTCGTACAGCCATACGAATTCGCCGAAGTAACGAACCCGGACGGTTCCGTTCGTAAAGGACTCATCATTTATTCCATGGGTAATTTCATTTCGAATCAACGCGGCAATACGAAGGACTTCGGCGTCATCTATAAGGTGGGCATTCATAAGGAACGCGGCGTTACGACGATCGGCAATGTCAAAGCGATCCCCACTTGGGTGCATCGAACGTCCGTCAAGGGTCTCAGCCACTACGAGGTCGTTCCGATCGCGAACGCGCTCGCTTCCAAGACCAAAGCGTTCCCCGAATTGAGCGCGGCCGATTACGGCAAGCTGAAGACGACGTACGCGACGGTTTCGAAACGAATCGAATCCATGCATAGCAAGCCGGTTCAACTGCATGCCGCTCCATAA
- a CDS encoding RluA family pseudouridine synthase: protein MTGSGGSIPAPVLPVLYEDNHLLAVVKPPGILSQADDTGEADMVTLLKDDLKERYNKPGNVYVGLVHRLDRPVGGAMLFAKTSKAASRLSESVRSRNFDKTYLAVVHGVPSALSGRLRHFLRKDAARNIVTVHDKPVPDAKEAILEYSVVEKHGPYSLIAVKLLTGRSHQIRAQMAAIGCPLVYDRKYGAPPVQGEQDIALWSISIGVAHPVTKEWLTIVAQPPASEPWNRFDEQHFTRALHTFDRQGGMG from the coding sequence ATGACCGGCAGCGGCGGGTCCATTCCTGCTCCTGTGCTGCCCGTGCTTTACGAGGACAATCATTTGCTCGCCGTCGTAAAGCCGCCCGGCATTCTCTCGCAAGCCGACGATACCGGCGAAGCGGATATGGTAACGCTGCTGAAGGACGATCTAAAGGAACGATACAACAAGCCCGGCAATGTCTATGTCGGGCTTGTCCATCGTCTTGACCGTCCCGTCGGCGGCGCGATGCTCTTCGCCAAGACGTCCAAAGCGGCCTCCAGGCTGTCGGAGTCCGTTCGCAGCCGTAACTTTGACAAAACATACCTTGCCGTCGTTCACGGCGTTCCTTCGGCCCTTTCCGGCCGCCTGCGGCATTTCCTGCGCAAGGATGCCGCACGGAATATCGTGACCGTTCACGACAAGCCGGTTCCGGACGCCAAGGAAGCGATTCTCGAGTATTCCGTTGTTGAGAAGCATGGACCCTACTCGTTAATCGCGGTTAAGCTGCTGACCGGCCGGTCGCATCAGATCCGGGCGCAGATGGCAGCCATCGGCTGTCCGCTCGTCTATGATCGCAAATACGGCGCGCCGCCCGTGCAAGGCGAACAAGATATCGCGTTATGGTCGATCTCCATCGGCGTCGCGCATCCCGTCACGAAAGAATGGCTGACGATCGTTGCGCAGCCGCCGGCCTCCGAGCCTTGGAACCGTTTTGACGAGCAGCACTTCACCCGTGCACTGCATACGTTCGATCGACAAGGAGGTATGGGCTGA